The DNA sequence GACCCGATTGACGGTACGTCGAACTTCGCCATGGGCGTGCCACACTTTGCGGTGTCGATCGGCGCCGCCCTGGACGGCAGGATGCTCGCCGGGGTGATCTTCGAGCCGTTGCGGGACGTCACCTATGCCGCCAGCCTCGCCGGGGCCAGCAGGAACGGGGTGCCGATGCGGAGCCGAGGTGCGGTGCGTGACCGGGAGGCGCTGCTGCTGACCTCCTTCCCGGGGCCGGACCTGCTACGCGACGACGAGGCCGCCGGGCAGTCGCTGGCCACCTACCGTCAGCTGGTCCGAAGCTTCGCGAGCATGCGCCGGCTCGGCTGCACGACGCTGTCGCTGTGCCTGGTGGCGGAGGGCGCTGCAGCTGCCGCCTACGGCTTCGGGATCAATCCCTGGGACGTCGCGGCCGGCTACCTCATCGTCGAACAGGCCGGGGGCAGCTATCTGCCACTGGGGGCTGAGTCGGCGGCGAAAGCGCCGTGGCTGGCACCCGGCTATCTGGCGACGGTCGCCGACTACGACCTTGCGTCGTCGGCGCTCTCGGCCCTGCTCTGAGTCTCGTCGCCGACGAACCCTCGGTCGGGTGGATCAGCCGGCCAGGGTCCGCGCGAAGAAGTCCCAGGCCTCCCGCTGAGGCGTCTCGTTGAACAGGTGTCCCTGGGCGTAGAACGAGCCCCGATAGCGGTCGGCATGCAGCTGCCGTAACCGGTGGTCCGCCGCCTGCATGCCCTCGATCGGGAACAGCGGGTCTTCGATCCCGTACTGGACCAGCAGCTGCTGGCCGTCCCGGCCCGCGGTGACGTCGGGCCAGTCGGCGTATCGCCACAGCCCCGGGCTGTTGAGCAGCCACGAGTGGTTGTCGATGTAGTGCGGCATCAGCGACTCGAAGGTGGCCATCATGCAGCTCACGACATAGCTGCGGACCCTGGCCGACAGGGCCGCCAGGATCACCGACCGACCACCGCCACCTGAGAAGCCGAACGCGCCGAGCCGCTCGGCGTCCACCTCTGGCAGCGAGGCGAGGATCTCCAGCGCCACCAGGTCGTCGGCGGCGACGGTACCGGTGAGGCTGGTGCCCAGGATGCCGGCCGTCTTGGCCACGGTGTGCTCGTGTGCCGCGGCGGCGACGTTGTAGCGCTCCGCCGCCGAGGGAGTGACCCCCTGCTCGCGCCAGAGGGCCTCCGCGCCGGCGACGGTCGGCAGGATTCCCATCGGTGGAGGGTCGAGCTCGAACCGACGGCTGCCCCAACAGAACGCGTCATGCGTCAACACCGCGAAGCCGCGCCGGGCCAGCTCCGTGGCGGGGGCCAGGCCGCCGTAGTACCCGGCCTGCAGGCCGAGCGCCTCCGCCGACGTATCCGGCCCGAGATCGACCAGCTGCTCCGCCCCGACCCACTTGTAGCCGCCGTGACAGTGCAGGCCCAGCACTCCGGGCAGAGCGGACGCGGCGCCAGTCGGTCGGATGAGGTAGCCGACCGTCCGGGGCCCGAAGCCGACACTCCAGCTCAACCGGGTGGTGGTCAGCCCGCCATGCTCCCAGCTCTGCTCTGTCCGCAGCTCGGGCGTCGGCTCGGCTGGCGCCCGTACCCCCAGGACCGCACCGAGATGGGCCAGCGCGGAGCCGGTGTTGTGGAACGGCGCTCGCCCCCGGGCGTACGCGGGCCAGTCCTGGTAACCGCCGAGAGGATGCGTCGCGACCGCGCGATCACTCCCGTAGCCGGGATCCTCATAGCCGGAGCTGGTGCCGTCGTCGGACATGGCCGTCATCGTACAAGCGCCGAGGGGATCGGTCGGTGCGGGCGGGGGTCGGTCAGTTTCCCAAGTCGACTTGGGATTCTGTCACTCAGCCAGGGAAATCGTCCCCGTCATGTGACAGTTTCCCATGCTGACTTGGGAAACCGACACGCCATCACACGTTCGGGGTCAGGTACGGACGGCGGTGCCGATCACATGGGGGGAGGCCGGCATCACCAAGCCGGTTCTCGGCAGCCGGAACCGCTCGGGCCGGACGATGGTGAAGCCGGCGGCGGCGATCGCTGCGAGGGTGTCGCGGCTGCAGTGGCAGCCGGCAGTGAGCGGCGGCCAGAAGGTGGCGTCCACGAACCGCTGCGCCCTTCTGAGCGCGCCCGGGTGCTCGGCCAGCAGGTGCTCGTAGAAGCGGAGGCTGCCGCCGGGCCGGAGGACCCGGTGGATCTCGGCCAGGGCAGTCGCCTGGTTCGGCACCGAGCACAGCACCAGCGAGGTGACGGCGGCGTCCAGGCTCGCGTCGTCGGCCGGCAGCCGGTCGGCCACCCCGGCCACCACCCGCACCGGGACCGGTGCGTCCCGGGCCGCCTGCTCGGCCGCGGCTCTCAGCCGGGGCTCGGGCTCGACGGCCAGCACCGACGTCACCTCGGCGGGGTAGTGGGCGAAGTTCCGGCCGTTGCCGGCCCCGACCTCGACCACCGTGCCACTCAGCCCCGCCAGCAGGCGTTGCCGCAGCTCGCGACCACCGCTGCGGTCCATCGCCGCACTGGCCCTGATGTAGGCGCGGGCGAAGATCGGATGCGAGACGAACTGCTCGCCCTCACTCTGTGCAGGCATCAGGCTCCTCGAGGTGTTGTCCGGAGGCTTCCGGAGGTCAGCCGATGCCGGCAGTGCCGAGCAGGGAGCCGAGCCCGAAGGTCACCGCCAGCGCCAGCGCACCGCCGATCACCACCCGCAACGTCGGCCTCAGCACCCGGCTGCCCCCAAGGTACGCACCACTCGCCCCGGTCAGGGCGAGGGCGATCAGGACGACGGCGAACGTCAACGGTATCCGCCACGGGGTGGGGATCAGCAGCACCGCCAGCATCGGCAGGATGCCGCCGATGGTGAACGCCGCGGCCGAGGCCAGGGCGGCCCGCCACGGGCTCACGACGTCGTTCGGGTCGATGTTCAGCTCCGCCGAGAGGTGGGCCTTCAGAGCGTCCTGCTCGGTCAGCTCCTCCGCCACCAGACGGGCGGTCTCGGGCTTGAGCCCCTTCTCCTGGTAGATGGCCGTGAGCTCGGCCAGCTCCTCCTCCGGCATCTCCCGCAGCTCGCGCCGCTCCTTGGCGATCAGGGCGCGCTCGCTGTCACGCTGGCTGCTCACCGACACGTACTCGCCGAGCGCCATCGAGATGGCGCCGCCGACCAGGGCCGCCGAACCGGCGGTCAGGATGGGGCCGATGGCCGTCGTCGCGCCGGCGACACCGACCGCGACCGCGGCCACCGAGACGATGCCGTCGTTGGCACCCAGCACCCCGGCGCGCAGCCAGTTCAGCCGGTTGTTGAGGCCGGCGCGGTGCGGCTCGTCCTCGTGCGGCTGGTCAGCGGTGGTCTCGGCGTCGGTCTCGCTCATGGCGTCCACACAATCACGGACGGTCCGGACCTTCCAGGAAGGGCAGGATTGCCTGCCGCTCGCCGGACGGCCCGGTCGCGGACTCAGCCATGGGCGTGCACGTCGGCGAGCAGCTCATACGAGCGGAGCCGGTCGGCATGGTCGAAGGTGTTGGTGACGACGATCAGCTCGTCGGCGTCGGCATGCGCGGCGAAGTCGGCCACAGACTCCTTGACCGTCTGCGGCGAGCCGACGGCCGCATAACGCAGCATGTGCGACGCCCGAGCCTTCTCGGCCGGCGTCCAGACCGCCTCGATGTCCTCGACCGGCGGCCGGCCCTGGCTGTCGCCCGGACGGCCGAGGTCACGGAAGCGCTGCTGCATGGTGGTGAACAGCCGGGTGGCCTCGGCATCCGTCTCGGCGGCCACGACGTTCAGTGCGGCCAGCACGTACGGGGCGTCCAGCTGCTCGGAGGCCCGGAAGTTC is a window from the Microlunatus panaciterrae genome containing:
- a CDS encoding VIT1/CCC1 transporter family protein — encoded protein: MSETDAETTADQPHEDEPHRAGLNNRLNWLRAGVLGANDGIVSVAAVAVGVAGATTAIGPILTAGSAALVGGAISMALGEYVSVSSQRDSERALIAKERRELREMPEEELAELTAIYQEKGLKPETARLVAEELTEQDALKAHLSAELNIDPNDVVSPWRAALASAAAFTIGGILPMLAVLLIPTPWRIPLTFAVVLIALALTGASGAYLGGSRVLRPTLRVVIGGALALAVTFGLGSLLGTAGIG
- a CDS encoding class I SAM-dependent methyltransferase, with amino-acid sequence MPAQSEGEQFVSHPIFARAYIRASAAMDRSGGRELRQRLLAGLSGTVVEVGAGNGRNFAHYPAEVTSVLAVEPEPRLRAAAEQAARDAPVPVRVVAGVADRLPADDASLDAAVTSLVLCSVPNQATALAEIHRVLRPGGSLRFYEHLLAEHPGALRRAQRFVDATFWPPLTAGCHCSRDTLAAIAAAGFTIVRPERFRLPRTGLVMPASPHVIGTAVRT
- a CDS encoding inositol monophosphatase family protein translates to MTAPRSSPSPAAPDGRDARRDVADVGELAFSAHLQRVATAAAHGVRDYLRDAFADVQDVSLKKNFQDLVTRHDREAEEMLSSALLAAIPDSGVLGEEGGRTGDGAVEWIVDPIDGTSNFAMGVPHFAVSIGAALDGRMLAGVIFEPLRDVTYAASLAGASRNGVPMRSRGAVRDREALLLTSFPGPDLLRDDEAAGQSLATYRQLVRSFASMRRLGCTTLSLCLVAEGAAAAAYGFGINPWDVAAGYLIVEQAGGSYLPLGAESAAKAPWLAPGYLATVADYDLASSALSALL
- a CDS encoding acetylxylan esterase, which produces MSDDGTSSGYEDPGYGSDRAVATHPLGGYQDWPAYARGRAPFHNTGSALAHLGAVLGVRAPAEPTPELRTEQSWEHGGLTTTRLSWSVGFGPRTVGYLIRPTGAASALPGVLGLHCHGGYKWVGAEQLVDLGPDTSAEALGLQAGYYGGLAPATELARRGFAVLTHDAFCWGSRRFELDPPPMGILPTVAGAEALWREQGVTPSAAERYNVAAAAHEHTVAKTAGILGTSLTGTVAADDLVALEILASLPEVDAERLGAFGFSGGGGRSVILAALSARVRSYVVSCMMATFESLMPHYIDNHSWLLNSPGLWRYADWPDVTAGRDGQQLLVQYGIEDPLFPIEGMQAADHRLRQLHADRYRGSFYAQGHLFNETPQREAWDFFARTLAG